One Setaria viridis chromosome 7, Setaria_viridis_v4.0, whole genome shotgun sequence genomic region harbors:
- the LOC117864532 gene encoding uncharacterized protein has protein sequence MPAVGAVVDAAIGWLVQSILGNLFTEKLEAWTRRVGLANDVEKLKSAVRYVQMVVAAAKGRKIENEPLARSLSDLRELLYDAEDVMDDLDYYRLKEQVESGNTGDGAATGAHNATNSSTWSVKQLAGTFSGILGKRKREDDTSEISVMIKHIADKAWVLKCQDQEGSTHTLLPRSLEVLRIKALQDETVPYLMARLPSLTQLEVCDSPNLTSLPLGSLTALKRVLINSCDSLASLEGLFSELEISDSPNLTSLQLGFLRALKKLDVLFCKSLASLEGLQSLGSLTDLTILGCYSITPCLNFMSQQAVGFNLFPRLERIKMDDFSALTTSFCKHLTSVQHLVLLENSNSNIKRACLTDEQEKALQLLTSLRKLRFIHCKNLVHLPAVLHSLPSLKKLFVQDCPCIARLPEKGLPPSLEKLKIIDCSAELNEKCRMLAKMIKVKIDRGYVKHGTMPAVGAVVDAAIGWLVQSILGNLFTEKLEAWTRRVGLANDVEKLKSAVRYVQMVVAAAKGRKIENEPLARSLSDLRELLYDAEDVMDDLDYYRLKEQVESGNTGDGAATGAHNATNSSTWSVKQLAGTFSGILGKRKREDDTSEISVMIKHIADKLRDCGRDVSDILKIDGFNSAGTSNQSQITAQDTRLTSSYLVERKVYGRDVEKESILKLMASNRSNGITVLPIVGIGGVGKTTLAQLVYNSLEVGNHFEVKIWVCVSDNFDVFRLTREMLDCVSKQTKVQTNNLNRLQEDLAKHMVSRRFLIVLDDVWDDMKEHSWNKLLAPLKHNQAMGNMILVTTRKLSVAEMTRTVQPVKLGALKDDDFWLLFKTCTFGDEKYEYHPSLFTIGKQIARELKGNPLAAKTVGALLKRNISIDNWTHILNNEEWKSLQDSGSIMPALKLSYDYLSSHLQQCFRYCCLFPKDYHFNLVELS, from the exons ATGCCGGCGGTTGGAGCTGTGGTGGATGCAGCCATCGGATGGCTGGTGCAGAGCATCCTGGGGAACCTCTTCACTGAGAAGCTGGAGGCATGGACTCGCAGAGTTGGCCTCGCCAACGACGTGGAGAAGCTCAAGTCGGCCGTGAGGTATGTCCAGATGGTGGTTGCTGCTGCCAAGGGGAGGAAGATCGAGAACGAGCCACTGGCACGGTCTCTCTCTGATCTCAGGGAGCTGCTGTACGACGCCGAAGACGTGATGGACGACCTCGACTACTACCGCCTCAAAGAACAGGTCGAAAGTG gcAATACTGGCGATGGTGCAGCTACCGGTGCACACAATGCAACAAATTCATCCACGTGGTCCGTAAAACAGCTTGCAGGCACCTTTTCCGGCATTTTGGGGAAAAGAAAACGAGAAGATGATACGAGTGAGATTTCTGTTATGATAAAGCACATTGCTGATAAAGCATGGGTTCTCAAATGTCAAGATCAGGAGGGAAGCACTCACACTCTCCTTCCTCGATCACTTGAGGTACTTCGCATCAAGGCTCTCCAGGATGAGACTGTGCCCTATTTGATGGCTCGCCTCCCTTCCCTCACCCAGCTAGAGGTATGCGATAGTCCAAATTTGACATCTCTGCCTCTGGGTTCCCTCACAGCATTGAAAAGGGTGTTAATTAATAGCTGTGACTCCCTGGCATCTCTGGAAGGCCTCTTCTCTGAACTAGAGATATCTGATAGTCCAAATTTGACATCTTTACAGCTAGGTTTCCTCAGAGCATTGAAAAAGTTGGATGTTCTATTCTGCAAGTCGCTCGCTTCACTGGAAGGGTTGCAATCCCTTGGGAGCCTCACGGATTTGACAATATTGGGCTGTTACAGCATAACTCCGTGTTTGAACTTTATGTCACAACAGGCAGTGGGATTTAATCTATTCCCTAGACTAGAAAGAATTAAGATGGATGACTTTTCTGCCCTTACAACGTCTTTCTGCAAGCATCTTACCTCTGTACAGCATCTAGTTCTACTtgagaattcaaattcaaatatcAAAAGGGCCTGCCTTACAGATGAGCAAGAGAAAGCACTTCAGCTCCTCACGTCTCTGCGAAAGCTCCGGTTTATTCACTGCAAGAATCTCGTACATCTTCCTGCTGTGCTACATAGCCTTCCTTCCCTCAAGAAATTATTTGTCCAGGATTGTCCATGCATCGCAAGGCTTCCTGAGAAGGGCCTTCCACCTTCATTGGAAAAGCTTAAGATCATTGACTGCAGTGCAGAGCTAAATGAAAAATGCAGAATGCTTGCAAAAATGATCAAGGTCAAAATTGATAGGGGATATGTAAA GCACGGGACGATGCCGGCGGTTGGAGCTGTGGTGGATGCAGCCATCGGATGGCTGGTGCAGAGCATCCTGGGGAACCTCTTCACTGAGAAGCTGGAGGCATGGACTCGCAGAGTTGGCCTCGCCAACGACGTGGAGAAGCTCAAGTCGGCCGTGAGGTATGTCCAGATGGTGGTTGCTGCTGCCAAGGGGAGGAAGATCGAGAACGAGCCACTGGCACGGTCTCTCTCTGATCTCAGGGAGCTGCTGTACGACGCCGAAGACGTGATGGACGACCTCGACTACTACCGCCTCAAAGAACAGGTCGAAAGTG gcAATACTGGCGATGGTGCAGCTACCGGTGCACACAATGCAACAAATTCATCCACGTGGTCCGTAAAACAGCTTGCAGGCACCTTTTCCGGCATTTTGGGGAAAAGAAAACGAGAAGATGATACGAGTGAGATTTCTGTTATGATAAAGCACATTGCTGATAAATTACGGGATTGTGGACGTGATGTCAGTGACATTCTGAAAATAGATGGATTCAACTCCGCTGGAACTTCAAATCAGAGTCAGATTACAGCTCAGGACACACGTCTAACATCATCATATCTTGTTGAACGTAAAGTGTACGGGAGGGATGTGGAGAAGGAATCAATCCTAAAGCTCATGGCAAGTAACAGATCCAATGGTATAACTGTCCTTCCAATTGTAGGAATTGGAGGGGTTGGGAAGACAACTTTGGCCCAACTTGTATACAATAGTTTGGAAGTTGGAAATCATTTTGAGGTCAAGATATGGGTTTGTGTGTCTGATAATTTTGATGTATTTAGGCTGACAAGGGAGATGTTAGATTGTGTCTCTAAACAAACGAAAGTACAAACCAACAACTTGAACAGACTTCAGGAGGATCTAGCGAAACACATGGTATCTAGGAGGTTTCTTATTGTCTTGGATGATGTCTGGGATGACATGAAAGAGCACTCCTGGAACAAATTATTAGCTCCTTTGAAACATAATCAAGCAATGGGTAATATGATACTTGTGACAACTCGGAAGTTATCTGTTGCGGAAATGACACGAACAGTTCAACCAGTCAAGTTAGGTGCTTTGAAAGATGATGATTTCTGGCTACTATTTAAAACATGTACATTTGGTGACGAGAAATATGAATATCATCCAAGTCTGTTCACTATTGGGAAGCAGATAGCTCGGGAACTGAAAGGGAACCCATTAGCAGCAAAAACTGTAGGTGCTTTATTGAAAAGGAATATTAGCATTGATAACTGGACACATATTCTGAATAATGAAGAATGGAAATCCTTACAGGACAGTGGAAGTATTATGCCTGCTTTGAAGCTCAGCTATGACTACCTCTCCAGCCACTTGCAGCAATGTTTCAGATATTGCTGTCTATTCCCGAAGGATTATCACTTTAATTTGGTGGAGCTGAGTTAG
- the LOC117864533 gene encoding uncharacterized protein isoform X1 — protein MLLHPLPPAENTQVSVQPLLTYPALEKNSNDLSVMSSKELRVLDAKILAFQNLTDVTSLHIGHCPNLVFLSFEGFRQLLNLRKMVIVSCGNLVSSCIVPGVSETWNATNYPAFPRLGHLKIESCGGIAGKWLTEMLPHMQSLEELDIEDCPQMKSISIHRPRQEVETGRLASQAVLPRLAQDEFGLYIPLNILSTLEKLHIRRCPGMQLYGSKEGYGGFTSLTELVITGCPMLLSSADERFSLPPSVPDLHIEFLPRRLQPYFPENTSIRFLLVHESPDLQYLNLHFCTALQELQIHNCRQLAVLEDMQYLSSLRILSIEMNPELSASWVRKCQEVEEGSSHARLLPPLLGKLSIRHLQDDLAPYLLAHLPFLRSLVVLNSPNLIFLQLGCLATLKNLWIEDCRSLTSLQGSLSYLEVCFCDSQNLTSLQLGSLAALKDLTVYSCDWLTPLETLPSLGNLTDLAIYDCRSIAPLLELLSRQPEGFSIFPQLERLYVDDSSALATSFCKHLTSLRYLRITDSDVICFTDEQEKALQLLTSLQDLSFLGFLNLIDLPAVLHSLHSLKKLDVKGCPRISRLPEKGLPPSLELVAIERCSEELQEQCRMLTTGKLKVQIYNYG, from the coding sequence ATGTTGTTACACCCCCTGCCTCCTGCTGAAAATACTCAAGTATCAGTTCAACCGCTTTTAACGTATCCAGCATTagagaaaaattcaaatgatTTATCGGTCATGTCCTCTAAGGAGTTGAGAGTGCTTGATGCCAAGATTTTGGCGTTCCAAAATCTAACAGATGTGACGTCACTGCACATAGGCCACTGTCCAAATCTGGTGTTTCTTTCATTTGAAGGCTTCAGGCAGCTCCTCAATTTAAGAAAGATGGTAATCGTCAGTTGTGGTAATCTGGTCTCATCATGTATTGTGCCTGGTGTCTCTGAAACCTGGAATGCTACAAATTATCCTGCCTTTCCACGTCTCGGACATCTAAAAATTGAGTCGTGTGGTGGTATAGCAGGCAAGTGGTTAACTGAAATGCTGCCCCATATGCAGTCCCTTGAGGAATTGGATATAGAGGATTGTCCCCAGATGAAATCCATATCAATCCATCGTCCCAGACAAGAGGTGGAGACTGGCCGTTTGGCTAGTCAAGCAGTCTTACCACGCTTAGCCCAAGATGAATTCGGTTTGTACATTCCACTAAATATCCTTTCAACCCTCGAGAAGTTACATATTCGAAGGTGCCCAGGAATGCAGTTATATGGCAGCAAGGAGGGGTATGGAGGGTTCACCTCCCTCACAGAGTTAGTCATTACAGGTTGCCCCATGCTGCTTTCTTCTGCGGATGAGAGGTTTTCCCTGCCACCATCCGTCCCAGATCTTCATATCGAGTTCCTCCCAAGAAGGTTACAGCCTTACTTTCCAGAGAACACCTCTATCAGATTTTTGTTAGTGCATGAGAGCCCAGATTTGCAATATTTAAATCTGCATTTCTGCACAGCTTTGCAGGAGCTCCAGATCCACAATTGTCGGCAGCTGGCTGTATTGGAGGACATGCAATATCTGAGTTCCCTTCGAATCTTGTCAATTGAGATGAATCCTGAGTTATCTGCTTCATGGGTTCGGAAGTGTCAAGAGGTGGAAGAGGGAAGCAGTCATGCTCGTCTCCTTCCTCCATTACTTGGGAAACTAAGCATCAGACATCTTCAGGATGACTTGGCGCCCTATTTGCTGGCccacctccccttcctccgctcTTTAGTGGTATTGAATAGTCCGAACCTGATATTTTTGCAGCTCGGTTGCCTCGCAACACTGAAAAACCTGTGGATTGAGGACTGCCGTTCCCTCACATCTCTGCAAGGCTCCCTGTCCTATCTAGAAGTATGTTTTTGTGATAGCCAAAATCTGACTTCTCTGCAGCTGGGTTCGCTCGCAGCATTGAAAGACTTGACAGTTTATAGTTGTGACTGGCTCACTCCACTGGAAACCTTGCCATCCCTTGGGAACCTTACTGATTTGGCAATATACGACTGTCGCAGCATAGCTCCATTGTTGGAGCTTTTGTCGcgacagcctgagggttttagCATATTCCCCCAGCTGGAAAGACTCTATGTTGATGACTCATCTGCTCTTGCCACGTCTTTCTGCAAGCACCTCACCTCTCTCCGTTACCTAAGAATAACTGATTCAGATGTGATCTGCTTTACAGATGAGCAAGAAAAGGCACTTCAGCTCCTCACCTCTCTGCAGGATCTTTCATTTTTGGGTTTTCTGAATCTCATCGATCTTCCTGCTGTGTTGCACAGTCTTCACTCCCTCAAAAAGTTAGACGTCAAGGGTTGTCCACGCATCTCAAGGCTGCCTGAAAAGGGCCTTCCACCTTCACTGGAATTGGTGGCTATCGAACGATGCAGTGAGGAGCTACAGGAACAATGCAGGATGCTCACAACAGGGAAGCTAAAGGTCCAAATTTACAATTATGGTTGA
- the LOC117864533 gene encoding uncharacterized protein isoform X2: MRGFPCHHPSQIFISSSSQEALQELQIHNCRQLAVLEDMQYLSSLRILSIEMNPELSASWVRKCQEVEEGSSHARLLPPLLGKLSIRHLQDDLAPYLLAHLPFLRSLVVLNSPNLIFLQLGCLATLKNLWIEDCRSLTSLQGSLSYLEVCFCDSQNLTSLQLGSLAALKDLTVYSCDWLTPLETLPSLGNLTDLAIYDCRSIAPLLELLSRQPEGFSIFPQLERLYVDDSSALATSFCKHLTSLRYLRITDSDVICFTDEQEKALQLLTSLQDLSFLGFLNLIDLPAVLHSLHSLKKLDVKGCPRISRLPEKGLPPSLELVAIERCSEELQEQCRMLTTGKLKVQIYNYG, translated from the exons ATGAGAGGTTTTCCCTGCCACCATCCGTCCCAGATCTTCATATCGAGTTCCTCCCAAGAAG CTTTGCAGGAGCTCCAGATCCACAATTGTCGGCAGCTGGCTGTATTGGAGGACATGCAATATCTGAGTTCCCTTCGAATCTTGTCAATTGAGATGAATCCTGAGTTATCTGCTTCATGGGTTCGGAAGTGTCAAGAGGTGGAAGAGGGAAGCAGTCATGCTCGTCTCCTTCCTCCATTACTTGGGAAACTAAGCATCAGACATCTTCAGGATGACTTGGCGCCCTATTTGCTGGCccacctccccttcctccgctcTTTAGTGGTATTGAATAGTCCGAACCTGATATTTTTGCAGCTCGGTTGCCTCGCAACACTGAAAAACCTGTGGATTGAGGACTGCCGTTCCCTCACATCTCTGCAAGGCTCCCTGTCCTATCTAGAAGTATGTTTTTGTGATAGCCAAAATCTGACTTCTCTGCAGCTGGGTTCGCTCGCAGCATTGAAAGACTTGACAGTTTATAGTTGTGACTGGCTCACTCCACTGGAAACCTTGCCATCCCTTGGGAACCTTACTGATTTGGCAATATACGACTGTCGCAGCATAGCTCCATTGTTGGAGCTTTTGTCGcgacagcctgagggttttagCATATTCCCCCAGCTGGAAAGACTCTATGTTGATGACTCATCTGCTCTTGCCACGTCTTTCTGCAAGCACCTCACCTCTCTCCGTTACCTAAGAATAACTGATTCAGATGTGATCTGCTTTACAGATGAGCAAGAAAAGGCACTTCAGCTCCTCACCTCTCTGCAGGATCTTTCATTTTTGGGTTTTCTGAATCTCATCGATCTTCCTGCTGTGTTGCACAGTCTTCACTCCCTCAAAAAGTTAGACGTCAAGGGTTGTCCACGCATCTCAAGGCTGCCTGAAAAGGGCCTTCCACCTTCACTGGAATTGGTGGCTATCGAACGATGCAGTGAGGAGCTACAGGAACAATGCAGGATGCTCACAACAGGGAAGCTAAAGGTCCAAATTTACAATTATGGTTGA
- the LOC117864273 gene encoding uncharacterized protein: protein MEAVDPHVEAAMLWLAQTILEVLFAGKMEAWIRQVGLADDTEMLKSEIERVEAVVTAVKGRAAENRPLARSLGRLKEMLYDADDMVDELDYYRLQHQVEGDTIAWDNQPQGTDANGGAQLVDGVEGQLWYTESQETV, encoded by the exons ATGGAGGCGGTAGATCCTCACGTGGAGGCCGCCATGCTCTGGCTAGCGCAGACCATCCTGGAGGTCCTCTTCGCCGGCAAGATGGAGGCGTGGATTCGCCAGGTCGGGCTCGCCGACGACACCGAGATGCTAAAGTCCGAGATCGAGAGGGTGGAGGCGGTGGTCACTGCTGTGAAGGGGAGGGCGGCCGAGAACAGGCCGCTGGCCCGATCGCTCGGTCGTCTCAAGGAGATGCTCTACGACGCCGACGACATGGTCGACGAGCTCGACTACTATAGGCTCCAGCACCAGGTCGAGGGAG ATACGATCGCCTGGGATAATCAGCCCCAAGGCACGGATGCAAATGGTGGAGCACAACTAGTTGATGGGGTCGAGGGACAACTCTGGTATACCGAATCGCAAGAAACGGTCTAA